A single window of Oreochromis aureus strain Israel breed Guangdong linkage group 7, ZZ_aureus, whole genome shotgun sequence DNA harbors:
- the LOC116335190 gene encoding ubiquitin-conjugating enzyme E2 G1-like has translation MTGQSSLLLRKQLAELIKNPVDGFSAGLVDDDNIYQWEVVVIGPQDTLYEGGFFKAILTFPRDYPLKPPKMKFVTEVWHPNVAKNGEVCISILHEPGEDKYGYEKPEERWLPIHTVETIMISVISMLADPNVDSPANVDAAKEWREDPTGIFKKKVARCVRKSQDTAFD, from the exons ATGACGGGACAGTCTTCGTTGTTATTGCGTAAACAATTAGCAG AACTGATCAAGAACCCAGTGGACGGCTTTTCTGCCGGGCTCGTGGACGATGATAACATCTATCAGTGGGAAGTGGTCGTTATTGGACCTCAGGACACGTTATA TGAAGGAGGTTTCTTCAAAGCCATCTTAACGTTTCCTCGCGACTATCCTTTGAAGCCTCCTAAGATGAAGTTCGTCACTGAAGTCTGGCATCCAAATG TGGCAAAAAATGGTGAAGTTTGCATTTCCATTCTGCACGAACCTGGTGAGGACAAGTACGGCTATGAGAAGCCTGAGGAGCGCTGGCTACCGATCCATACAGTGGAGACCATCATGATCAGTGTCATCTCCATGCTGGCAGATCCCAATGTAGATTCTCCAGCCAATGTGGATGCAGCT AAAGAGTGGAGAGAAGATCCTACAGgaatttttaagaaaaaggTGGCGCGCTGTGTACGGAAAAGTCAAGACACTGCTTTTGACTAA